From Carya illinoinensis cultivar Pawnee chromosome 5, C.illinoinensisPawnee_v1, whole genome shotgun sequence, one genomic window encodes:
- the LOC122310978 gene encoding WD repeat-containing protein YMR102C-like, with amino-acid sequence MGSLSEDEEYRFFDAQEEMASISDATSDSIEISQSSSSSFNFGAFDTCPYDIWNRSPGSVTERRSKFLDWMGLGLDGIARENSADVCSDVPDQVIDRIRESSGAVLRTSGSEDEFCSSHSSMTYQSKENFVCKDVNFGEVGLGQSVRVEECENTSGSSLSFQQLIEREAEETNNLVGSMKRTKNGWWSRLRSMACVVNSQGKADQLRPGGNEAIQRSRVQRVNVRQCRKRLKELSALYMGQDIQAHEGPILTMKFSPDGQYLASAGEDGIVRLWQVVEDERSNELDIPEIDPSCIYFTVDHLSELKALSVDREKMGKLKSLRKTSDSACVIFPPKVFRILEKPLHEFHGHSGEISDLSWSNNNHLLSSSIDKTVRLWQVGCDHCLKVFSHSNYVTSVQFNPVDDNYFMTGSIDGKVRIWAIPNCQVVGWSDIREIVTAVCYRPDGKGGIVGSLSGICRFYNISDNHLELDAQVGLHGKKRSPCKRIIGFQFFPQDSSKVMVTCADSQVRILHGYTVIGKYKGHHKAGNHISAAFTSNGKHIVSACEDSNVYLWNSSSQEDSGLLQAKKIRSCERFSTNASVAIPWRGLKCENSVNRRQSPVLDENQAETLPFSSPACFSLSQEFLLESFPKGSATWPEEKLPTSSPTAKPSILHKSQYKFLKTSCQNTSSSHAWGLVIVTAGWDGRIKSFHNYGLPVPL; translated from the exons ATGGGTAGCTTGAGTGAAGATGAAGAATATAGATTTTTCGATGCTCAAGAGGAGATGGCATCGATCTCAGATGCAACTTCCGATAGCATTGAGATATCTCAGTCTAGTTCTTCTAGTTTTAACTTCGGAGCTTTTGATACTTGTCCTTATGACATATGGAATCGGAGCCCTGGAAGTGTAACAGAGCGTCGTAGTAAGTTTTTGGACTGGATGGGATTGGGTTTAGATGGCATTGCACGGGAGAATTCAGCAGATGTATGTAGTGATGTACCAGACCAAGTGATTGATAGAATCAGAGAGAGTAGTGGTGCTGTGTTGAGGACCTCAGGTTCCGAAGATGAGTTTTGTTCGAGTCACTCTTCGATGACTTATCAGTCAAAGGAGAATTTTGTTTGCAAAGATGTGAACTTTGGTGAAGTTGGCTTGGGCCAATCTGTTAGGGTTGAAGAGTGCGAGAACACTTCTGGGTCGTCCCTTTCAtttcaacaactgattgagagGGAAGCTGAGGAGACAAACAACTTGGTGGGTTCGATGAAGAGAACTAAGAATGGGTGGTGGAGTCGATTACGTTCCATGGCATGTGTTGTTAATAGTCAAGGGAAAGCTGATCAACTAAGACCTGGTGGGAATGAGGCAATACAACGGTCAAGAGTTCAAAGGGTTAACGTTCGCCAATGCAGGAAGCGATTGAAAGAACTTTCAGCTCTTTATATGGGACAAGATATCCAAGCCCATGAGGGTCCAATTTTGACTATGAAATTTAGTCCTGATGGGCAGTACCTTGCAAGCGCTGGTGAAGATGGGATTGTGCGGTTGTGGCAGGTGGTGGAAGATGAGAGATCCAATGAACTTGACATCCCAGAAATAGATCCATCCTGCATATATTTCACAGTAGATCATCTCTCTGAACTGAAAGCCCTCTCTGTGGATAGAGAGAAAATGGGTAAATTGAAGAGCCTGAGGAAAACCTCAGACTCAGCATGTGTGATTTTCCCCCCTAAAGTCTTCCGGATATTGGAGAAACCATTGCATGAGTTCCATGGGCACAGTGGCGAGATCTCGGATCTCTCATGGTCAAATAATAAT CATCTGCTCTCGTCATCGATCGACAAAACTGTTCGTCTATGGCAAGTAGGATGCGATCATTGCCTCAAAGTGTTTTCACACAGTAATTATG TGACCAGCGTTCAGTTCAATCCTGTTGATGACAACTACTTCATGACTGGTTCAATAGATGGGAAAGTTCGCATTTGGGCTATTCCCAATTGTCAAGTTGTTGGTTGGTCTGATATAAGAGAGATTGTCACTGCAGTGTGTTATCGCCCTGACGGAAAG GGTGGCATCGTTGGCTCTCTGAGTGGCATTTGCCGCTTTTACAACATATCAG ATAATCACTTGGAGTTGGATGCTCAAGTTGGGTTGCACGGTAAAAAAAGATCACCCTGCAAAAGGATAATTGGCTTCCAG TTTTTTCCTCAAGACTCTAGCAAAGTCATGGTCACATGTGCTGATTCACAAGTCCGAATTCTTCATGGCTATACTGTGATTGGCAAATACAAGG GCCATCATAAGGCTGGAAACCATATATCTGCGGCTTTCACTTCAAACGGAAAACACATTGTATCAGCTTGTGAGGATTCTAATGTATACTTATGGAACAGCAGTAGTCAGGAAGATTCTGGTCTCCTCCAAGCCAAAAAGATAAGGTCTTGTGAACGGTTCTCCACCAATGCATCTGTTGCAATACCTTGGCGTGGTCTGAAATGTGAGAACTCGGTAAATAGAAGGCAATCTCCAGTCTTGGATGAAAATCAGGCAGAAACCctccctttttcttctcctgcttGTTTCTCTCTGAGCCAAGAATTCCTCTTAGAGTCTTTTCCAAAGGGATCTGCAACTTGGCCAGAGGAAAAGCTTCCTACTTCAAGTCCAACGGCTAAACCATCTATATTGCATAAATCTCAATACAAGTTTCTGAAAACCTCTTGCCAGAACACATCCAGTTCTCATGCGTGGGGTCTAGTCATTGTGACTGCAGGCTGGGATGGACGGATAAAGTCATTCCACAATTATGGGTTACCAGTACCACTTTGA